A genomic region of Chitinimonas arctica contains the following coding sequences:
- the creB gene encoding two-component system response regulator CreB, translated as MNKRILLIEDEVAIADTVVYALQREGFVVSWHTLGRDGLAVLDSEGADLLVLDVGLPDISGFELFRQVRQHHDTPVLFLTARGDEIDRVVGLELGADDYVVKPFSPRELVARIKAILRRGSAPIPVVLPNAGLQHDAARARICLAGQVLNLTRYEYRLLVLLLEQPERVFSRSQLMDAVWQDPAASFERTVDAHIRSLRAKLREADPACDPIRTHRGLGYSLSWTAGPAA; from the coding sequence ATGAACAAACGCATTCTGCTGATCGAAGACGAAGTGGCCATTGCCGATACCGTTGTCTATGCCCTGCAAAGGGAAGGCTTCGTGGTGAGTTGGCACACCTTGGGACGGGACGGGCTGGCGGTGCTCGATAGCGAAGGCGCCGATCTCCTGGTGCTGGACGTCGGCCTGCCCGATATTAGCGGTTTCGAGCTGTTTCGGCAGGTGCGCCAGCATCACGACACCCCGGTGCTGTTTCTGACCGCACGCGGCGACGAAATCGACCGGGTGGTGGGGCTGGAGCTGGGTGCGGACGACTACGTGGTCAAACCCTTCAGCCCCCGCGAGCTGGTGGCACGCATCAAGGCTATCCTGCGGCGCGGCAGCGCCCCAATCCCCGTCGTACTCCCTAACGCCGGCTTGCAACACGATGCCGCCCGTGCCCGCATCTGCCTGGCCGGCCAGGTGCTGAACCTGACCCGCTACGAATACCGGCTACTGGTCTTGCTGTTGGAGCAGCCGGAGCGGGTATTCAGCCGCAGCCAGCTGATGGATGCCGTCTGGCAGGATCCGGCGGCCAGCTTCGAGCGCACGGTGGATGCGCATATCCGCTCGCTGCGCGCCAAGCTGCGCGAAGCCGATCCGGCGTGCGATCCCATCCGTACCCATCGGGGCCTGGGCTATAGCCTGAGTTGGACTGCCGGGCCGGCGGCATGA
- the creC gene encoding two-component system sensor histidine kinase CreC, with amino-acid sequence MRIGIRIFLGYFVMVGLVAWFLLDTSRERLRPALKQSMEDTLVDTANLLAEFSRRDLVAGTVAKGEFARNLEAFADRRLNAEIWGIRKDKPNHRIYVTDAQGMVLYDSNHLADGQDYSRWNDVYLTLQGRYGARTTRGDPADPTSSVMHVAAPVQHDGKLIGVVTVAKPIDSVRPFFQQALDGLTRAGGLVLVAGGLLGLLLSWWITRSLTRLEQYAQAVARGERVSLPALSGREVRVLGQALDTMRNRLEGKQYVEQYVHGLTHELKSPLAGIRGAAELIEPSMPAADQARFLRNIRTQAERMTEIIDRMLTLAQLESRQALADVEEITVASLLRQACDDKAEQLRARGLVCQLEVAETLRVRGERFLLGQALSNLLDNAIAFAPGDSALQLRAEAVDGVVRVSLRDQGPGVPDYALNRVFERFYSLPRPDGGTRSTGLGLPFVREVAALHGGSISLRNHEAGGAVAVLDLPAGKGRTGQPEK; translated from the coding sequence ATGAGGATAGGGATACGCATCTTCCTGGGTTACTTCGTGATGGTCGGACTGGTCGCCTGGTTTCTGCTCGACACCTCGCGGGAGCGTTTGCGGCCGGCGCTCAAGCAGTCTATGGAAGATACCCTGGTCGATACCGCCAATCTGCTGGCCGAATTTTCTCGGCGCGACCTGGTGGCGGGTACGGTGGCCAAGGGCGAGTTTGCCCGCAATCTGGAAGCCTTTGCCGACCGGCGCCTCAATGCCGAGATCTGGGGCATACGGAAGGACAAGCCCAATCACCGCATCTATGTCACCGATGCCCAGGGCATGGTGCTGTACGACTCCAACCATCTGGCCGATGGCCAGGACTATTCGCGCTGGAACGATGTCTATCTCACCCTGCAGGGCCGCTATGGCGCCCGTACCACCCGGGGCGATCCCGCCGACCCGACCAGTTCGGTCATGCATGTCGCCGCGCCGGTACAGCATGACGGAAAATTGATTGGCGTGGTGACGGTCGCCAAGCCGATAGACAGCGTGCGGCCCTTTTTCCAGCAAGCGCTGGATGGCTTGACCCGGGCCGGCGGTCTGGTGCTGGTGGCGGGCGGCCTGCTGGGGCTGCTGTTGTCATGGTGGATCACCCGGTCGCTGACCCGGCTGGAGCAGTATGCCCAGGCGGTTGCGCGGGGCGAGCGGGTCAGCCTGCCGGCGCTGTCCGGGCGCGAAGTCCGGGTGCTGGGGCAGGCGCTGGACACCATGCGCAACCGCCTGGAGGGCAAGCAATATGTCGAACAGTATGTCCATGGCTTGACCCACGAGCTGAAAAGTCCGCTCGCGGGCATACGCGGCGCGGCCGAATTGATCGAGCCCAGCATGCCAGCCGCCGACCAGGCGCGCTTTCTCCGCAATATCCGCACCCAAGCCGAGCGCATGACGGAGATCATCGACCGGATGCTGACCTTGGCCCAACTGGAAAGCCGGCAGGCTTTGGCCGATGTGGAAGAAATCACCGTGGCCAGCCTGCTGCGGCAGGCCTGTGATGACAAGGCCGAGCAGTTGCGGGCCAGGGGACTGGTCTGCCAGCTGGAGGTGGCCGAGACGCTGCGGGTGCGGGGCGAGCGTTTTCTGCTGGGCCAGGCGTTGTCCAACCTGCTGGACAACGCCATCGCCTTCGCTCCGGGCGACAGTGCTTTACAGCTTCGTGCCGAGGCGGTCGATGGCGTGGTGCGGGTGAGCCTGCGCGATCAAGGGCCGGGCGTGCCGGACTATGCCTTGAATAGGGTGTTCGAACGCTTCTACTCGCTGCCGCGCCCGGATGGCGGCACTCGTTCCACCGGCCTTGGTTTGCCCTTTGTACGAGAAGTGGCCGCCTTGCATGGCGGCAGTATCAGCCTGCGCAACCATGAGGCGGGCGGCGCCGTGGCGGTGCTCGACTTGCCGGCGGGAAAGGGCCGGACCGGTCAGCCGGAAAAATAA
- a CDS encoding PEP-CTERM sorting domain-containing protein (PEP-CTERM proteins occur, often in large numbers, in the proteomes of bacteria that also encode an exosortase, a predicted intramembrane cysteine proteinase. The presence of a PEP-CTERM domain at a protein's C-terminus predicts cleavage within the sorting domain, followed by covalent anchoring to some some component of the (usually Gram-negative) cell surface. Many PEP-CTERM proteins exhibit an unusual sequence composition that includes large numbers of potential glycosylation sites. Expression of one such protein has been shown restore the ability of a bacterium to form floc, a type of biofilm.), with translation MKQIKQLVIGLVLAAAAVGVQASAKFSITGASNAKPSTFEQGAFGIAGLDLASLGMSLSDLKLGGTLSVKGGRDDVSYQFLGSEASYNNFFVRGANVFKNATSQVGSSFTNLNVTGALDFAFLSQGNAAQKAVNGGINAGRIGTILSGDKRSVLITFNDFAADKDFDDMAILASFVPAPVPEPVSYVMLMAGMLTMGFIARRRMGANIR, from the coding sequence ATGAAGCAAATAAAGCAACTCGTCATTGGCCTGGTTCTGGCTGCGGCGGCCGTGGGCGTACAGGCGTCGGCCAAGTTTTCCATCACGGGGGCCAGCAACGCCAAGCCCAGCACTTTCGAACAGGGTGCCTTCGGGATCGCCGGGCTGGACCTGGCCTCGCTGGGTATGAGCCTGAGCGATCTCAAGCTGGGCGGCACGCTGTCGGTAAAGGGCGGGAGGGACGATGTCAGCTACCAATTCCTCGGCAGTGAAGCTTCGTACAATAACTTCTTCGTGCGCGGCGCCAATGTATTCAAGAATGCCACCAGCCAGGTCGGCAGCAGCTTCACCAACCTGAATGTGACCGGCGCGCTGGACTTTGCTTTCCTGTCGCAAGGCAATGCCGCACAGAAGGCCGTCAACGGCGGCATCAATGCCGGACGTATCGGTACCATCCTCAGCGGCGACAAGCGCTCGGTGCTGATTACCTTCAACGACTTCGCCGCCGACAAGGACTTCGACGACATGGCCATCCTGGCTTCGTTCGTGCCCGCGCCGGTGCCGGAACCCGTCAGCTACGTCATGCTGATGGCCGGCATGCTGACCATGGGCTTTATTGCCCGTCGTCGAATGGGCGCCAATATCCGTTAA
- a CDS encoding group I truncated hemoglobin, which produces MRLRLAPLLSFALLIPPVPADSLYQRLGGDAGVAAITADLLAASTRDPATRGSFVKVDLRRLQRMLAEHLCHLSGGPCQYTGDTMKQVHGGLGISEAAFYAMVENLRNVLDAHQVAQADKNALLAILAPMKRDIVEYKR; this is translated from the coding sequence ATGCGCCTACGCCTCGCCCCGCTCCTGTCGTTTGCCCTGCTGATACCCCCCGTGCCGGCGGACAGTCTGTACCAACGGCTGGGCGGCGACGCGGGCGTTGCCGCCATTACCGCCGACTTGCTGGCTGCCAGCACGCGCGATCCGGCCACCCGCGGCAGCTTCGTCAAGGTCGATCTGCGGCGGCTGCAGCGCATGCTGGCCGAGCATCTGTGCCATCTCAGCGGCGGTCCCTGCCAATACACCGGCGACACAATGAAACAGGTCCATGGCGGGCTGGGCATCAGCGAGGCGGCGTTCTACGCCATGGTGGAAAACCTCCGCAATGTGCTGGATGCGCACCAGGTGGCGCAGGCCGACAAGAACGCCCTGCTGGCCATACTGGCGCCGATGAAGCGCGACATCGTGGAGTACAAGCGATGA
- a CDS encoding DUF3034 family protein — protein MLRNVALLLVLSVSLGTQAAGSRLPGTGGMSQLEGAAGGGLVPWALIAGYGSRDQVGGNAFVTRVDSQGFRLDVAGASVGLFDRVELSFARQRFGLGSTVPGRHLEQDIVGLKWKVYGDAVYDQDQAWPQLALGLMAKRNRDFSLPALLGAKHASDVEPYLAATKVWLDGPAGRSALLNGTLRYTRANQLGLLGFGGDRSDRRKLRLEASAAVFLTDALVLGLEYRQKNNNLSVFREQRFADVFLAWIPNRRCSLALAHAEMGNIADQPGQRGPYFSVKLDF, from the coding sequence ATGTTGCGAAACGTTGCCTTGTTGCTGGTTCTGTCCGTATCGCTGGGGACGCAAGCCGCCGGTTCGCGGCTACCCGGCACGGGTGGCATGAGCCAGCTGGAAGGGGCGGCCGGCGGCGGTCTGGTGCCCTGGGCCTTGATTGCCGGCTACGGCAGCCGCGACCAGGTGGGCGGCAATGCCTTTGTCACGCGGGTCGATAGCCAGGGCTTCCGGTTGGACGTGGCGGGCGCCTCGGTGGGCTTGTTCGACCGGGTCGAACTCTCGTTTGCCCGCCAGCGCTTCGGCCTGGGTTCCACCGTGCCGGGACGGCACCTGGAACAGGATATCGTCGGCCTGAAATGGAAGGTATATGGCGATGCAGTGTACGATCAGGACCAAGCCTGGCCGCAACTGGCGCTGGGCTTGATGGCCAAGCGCAACCGCGATTTCTCGCTGCCCGCCTTGCTGGGCGCCAAGCACGCCAGCGATGTCGAGCCCTATCTGGCCGCGACCAAGGTATGGCTGGACGGTCCGGCTGGCAGAAGTGCGCTGCTTAATGGCACGCTGCGCTACACCCGTGCCAACCAACTGGGCCTGCTCGGCTTTGGCGGCGACCGTTCGGACCGCCGCAAGTTGCGGCTGGAGGCCAGCGCCGCCGTGTTCTTGACCGATGCGCTGGTGCTGGGCCTGGAATATCGACAGAAGAACAACAATCTATCGGTGTTCCGCGAGCAGCGTTTCGCGGATGTGTTCCTGGCCTGGATTCCCAACCGGCGCTGCTCGCTGGCGCTGGCGCATGCCGAGATGGGCAATATCGCCGACCAGCCTGGGCAGCGTGGCCCGTACTTCTCGGTCAAGCTCGACTTTTAG